Within Syngnathus scovelli strain Florida chromosome 22, RoL_Ssco_1.2, whole genome shotgun sequence, the genomic segment TTGGCATCCATTGTTTGAAACTAGCGCAATGTTAGCCACCAGAACGGCCGAGGATGAGTCCctggaggtggaggagatgGACACCCTGGAGCCAAACTGGTGCTGGTTCTACCTGGCCGAGTGTGGGGTGTGGCACATGTTTGAGGTACTGTACTGGATGACACACgtgagatttatttatttatttatttttttcccagcacTATGATTATACACGGACATACGGGTACTGTGTGACGTAGGCTCCATATGAGAAAACATTGCTGATAACAAATCACGAAACACAACCGAACAAGTGTcgatgctccccccccccccccccgatattGATTGAGCGAAATTGACTTGACACTTTAGTTTTCTGCAAATCTTTGACAGTATTTTGTTAAACACCGGTtcagggagatttttttttaaatgcattttaaatTCTATTTCGTATTTTTAAGAATTTTTTTCATTAAATTAgtcaaataacaaaaataattttgcatatttgaagaaataatatatataaatatatataaatatataagaaataataatatatatataatatatataatatatataatatattatatatatataataataataataatatcttaGTTATTGTTGTAGTTTCTGAAGCTTCCGGTGATATTTTTGTCCATTTAATTTCACTGTACTGCACCTCTTTCACTGTATCGATGTTGGGAAAAGTGCAGCTGTTTATGCCACAGAAacctattttgtttttttcacaaatagccCCCATCCTGGGTCATGGGATCATCAAAAATGGAAAGTAAGACTAATGTGACACATCTCACGGCAGATCGACCCGAGCGCTGCTTGCTCCGTGACCAGCGCCCAGATTGAGCAGTGCTACAACCGGAACCAGCGCGGCGTCATGGAGTTTTACACGGCCAAGTACACATACCGACTGGACTTCTCAGGTATGAAATTGACAAGAAGTTTGCGTGGCTGTCGCTCATGTTTGTTTGATTGTTATAATTACCAGTCATGCGGCAGGTCAACTTGACGACTGGGAAGCAGCGGCCAATCAAGCGCTCCCTCCATTCCGCAACCGGCTTCAGGTGGGCATCATGCACTGACGTCATCTAGTCTTGTCTGACCTTGACTTCACCTTCAGGTTTATTTGCGACAACCTGGCCTTGCCCGTGCCATGTCACTGGGAGAGGATCAACACGGACGAGCCCTATCAGGTACACTAAAGTGGTAATATAACATTAACAACACCAAAACGATAAGTTACAATATGATAACAATATCAAAATAATCTTGGAATACATATTCATATCTAGCTATACCTCAAAcagaatataataaaaataacaaaatagttCCTTTACTCAGTTCACTAAAAACAATACACCGAAACCCCTAAATCCCATAATTAGCAATATTAAAGCCttccctgttttttttatttccctttttctaTGATAGCTAGTCCAGTTGGGCCGAGACACCTACGAGTTTAAAGAAGTTGCCCGGCTGTACGAAAGGACCATGGATCGacccattaaatccatccagaGGATTCAGAATTTGGATTTGTGGGAATTCTTTTGCAGGTTGGTGGACTCTCAGGGGGGATTCTGCCTCAAAAGCGGTGTCAAAACACATGAATCATAACACTTTATGATCTTGGGtaacagtgacgtgcggtgaggtttggggttggtgaggcactGACTCAGAGTTAGATTTACAAATGTACTGTATGACGCTAAGCCACTGACTcacaagtcagatttacaagcatacatggttgttatcccattcttgattaaatttaataacattctaaacacaccactgtacatttaaacacaccactgcagtATTCTTACCTTTACTTGTAAATGAAGTCTTTTTTAGAGTACCAATCTTTTTGAAACGAACGTGTTGTAGTCCGTCCCGGGAGGCCCGTAGTTTGAATTAATCCTCGCAAATCTGGCGTTGGCGTTACTTATGATTTCTTGCTTTGACTGAaagtcaagttttgaaaatttcttatcttcgagattatatcctccattttcagggaaaataaagccaaatagcaacgcgttagcaccgaatgttgttggttgtttttcttttcttttttttttttcttcttaatttactCTCGCATTTACTTGTGTCGTGAACTATTAGCTGCAGGCTCACTATCGCCCCATCTTTGAGGCAAaagtactggctgcctcaaggccCGTATTTTCTCGCTGACTGCAAGCACGCGCCATTTGTACGCGCTCAGTACAGTACAGCATGAGtggtgcacacactcacacgcacgccctgagaggcactacctgtcactgcctcagcctccatgattctcgtctcccgttgttatttgaacaagagatacagctattttgactatgaaaatgatccaaatgtataggaaacacaccaaaattgcattaaaagcatagaccacaggacagatattatattatgttttattatattgttcattttttaacaacttatggtgacagctgaggaaaccatgttgagccctttaccgcccctggtggcaaggtgaggcactgcctcacctgcctcctatgagtgcacgtgcctgatgGGTACCcctacgttaacatatgtgactaTACTGCGAAGCTGTTACAGGTTTCATATTTTAGCGTAAAGCAGAAATAACAAAAAGTACATTGGATCTATAGTTGCGTGTAACTATGCAAATTTGGATAGGTCTCATGTCAAGATTTGGCATCTTCTGCTGTCTAAATTTGGAATTACAACGAGGCAAATTTGATCACACCCTAGTGGCGAAATTTGGGATTACAATAATGCCAATTTACCTGGCCCATACATATACACGTTATatgatatttattatttatatttatacaaTCAAATTTGTATGTGTTTGTTGTCCCCTTTCCAAAGGAAGAAAATGCAGCTGAGAAAAGTGAAGCGCACTTTTGATATTGAGGAACGAAGGCTTTTCCACGGcacgggatgcaacaacatccaggccatatgcatgtttaattttgatTGGCGGCTCACAGGAAGCAACGGCGACGTATATGGCAAAGGTGCAAAAGCGTCCATGCGTGGCTTTATGATTTCCGACTAAAGTGCCTTTTCCTCCTTTTCAGGTAGCTACTTCGCCCGGGACGCCAAGTACTCCAGTAAGTTCTGCTACAACAccaccaagcacaacagcaaccTGCACCGGCACGGGCTGTCGCCACCCATCTTCGCTGGTGAGCCGTCGTACAAGAGCATGTTCCTGGCGCGAGTGCTGGTGGGCGAGTACACGCTGGGCAAACCGCTCTACTGCCGCCCGCCCTCCAAGGACACCAGCCTCACCAATTTCTTCGACAGTTGCGTGGACGACATGGTCAACCCGAAAATCCACGTCATCTTCGACAGCAATCAGATCTACCCGGAATACCTGATCGAGTTCTATTGAGATTGTCCCCTCTCCCAATCCGAGACGAGCGCTTCAAGAGATGTCAAGGCGATCCTGTGCCTAAGAGCATGAATTTTAAAGTGCCTTCGATGAGGACGATGACAACTCTGCAAGGATGTTTTTTCCACTGCACGTCCAAATGGGATATTGAGCAAATGAGCTGGAAATGCTAACAGCAATAAAACTTGACTCATAAGTCTTACTGGCTCTATTGGGCAGATGTATCTGCACAGAGCATCCTGCTCATGGTCTCCATTTTGAAATAATGTCATGAGTAATTACAACACGGAATGTCGCTTTGATATGTGGgcatctcaaatcatcttgTTAAGATGTCACATTTCTTTGTGCGTGTGTACAGTATAGTGTAGTGTCTCGTGAGTCGAACAAATGACGGATTTCACCACAAGGTGGTGCAACAGTGTAAGTATGGTTTCAGAGAAACAGTCAATTTGTGTTAAGAAGTCTAATTTGTACATAGTGTGACTAATAAATGTGGGCTTTTTGCATACAACCCGTCAGTGAAGTTGATTAAATTGAATTTAACTTATTTTATCAGATAATGATACattcaaatataaaataaactCATGGGAAGCGAGCAACGCTCACAAACATCCGGGATTTATTCTTTTAGTAGATTTTGTTGACGTCTTTGCGCTCACTGACGTTCTCCGTACAGGACAAAGTTGATGAGTAAAATTCCCGGATGACAAAATTAAAACTAAAATACTTCGTTGGAAACGCTAGCTGGCTTCTAatcttaaaataaatgaatgacttCGATGCTATTCCACCCTCAATTATTGCCCCTTTGACTTTGAAACTGATAAATATCGTCCTTACTTCGTTCACGCGCCAGCCCCCTTTAATTTTGATTATGAGCAACGACAAAAGGGTCACCTCATAAAAAAACAAGCCTTTATTTGTTCACGGTGGGTCGGCCATTTTACCCCCCTGATATTATTTATGATGACACATTAACCTTCTGCCCTTCCTTCTCTGTGACACACTGACAGGTGAgactttttaatatttattttttttacccgtGACTCGTTCTATCAACTGTTTTACGTTTGTCCAACAGAGATCGCTGTTGCTTCAGAAACAACTGAACAGAAAGCCAATCAATTATTGTCGATTTTGTTGTACTATAAATAATCACACACAGGCAAACTGTTAATCATTTCTTGTTCATCCTAATGCCTGAGATTCTCATCAAAGATTCAATTAATATGACGTGATGTGTCACCTCCTGCACGGCAAGCATAAAAACTCATTTGCGGCATCCACGTTGTCGCTCCACAGCCACAAATAAAGATTTATCAGCCTTAAAAGTGCTTTACGAAAAGATCAATGGCCCTGACCATATGTTCTTTTGCTAGTCCACAGAGTGATGGAGAGGAGCAGGGAGGAAATCTTTCATCTGCCTGGCTTCCTTCCTTGTTGTGTGTTTCGCGTGGGACAATAAAACAGGCAGGTGCTGCCGGTGCTGCTGCTTGGAATGCAAGCCACATGTGAGTAGAACcttgaagttcttatttgtgGGTTTTGCTGACAGCTGGTTGAAGCTACTTAAATCCGCTTAAAGTACAACAACAATCACAACACGATTCACAGCAATTAATTGGCAAACATTTTTATTCTGGACAAAAAGTTCAGTTTTTCTTACAAAACACAAACGACGTTCTCTAATTGAAAGTACACGACCATGAAACACATCTAATGTAATGTTTGGttggtgatatttttttttgtattgcggGATTTTCTAATGGCTGTTACCCTGCTGGATGATAATGTTGGCAGCTGTGAattctgcatttaaaaaaagaaaggtagTGGATGAGGCcatttcaatatttaaaaagtactaaatgtatatttaaaaagaaaattaggGCCACACCGAATAGAAAAAAACAGCGAGAATAAAAGTAATTATTTTtagataatttaaaaaaaaacagcaagaatAAATGATTTCAAGTTAGAAGTTATATTAACTAACAtactttttcagattttttttttgaagtgagAAAGAAGTTGTATTAGTGACATTATAGTTCATATGACAATAACGTCATGTTTATTTTGAGGGAAAAAGTAGTATGATGTGAATAAAGCCTTATTTTTTTTGGATAAAAAGTGTTTTTCTGATGAAAAGGGATGCAATATTATGAAattaatgtatatattttttaaatgtattttttttaggaaaGTCTGAATATTAGGATGAAAAAAAGGTGTTTTAATTACtagaaaatacatatatattttgtaaATCTGACTATTTTTGCAAgattatgatttatttttgtcccaaataaaagTAACTTTATTCTCATAACATCTCTagttaatttttctttttcactgtGGCCCTAATAGTTCTTAGTAAATTCACTTTCGTCCAGCTCTTATGGGGGGCGGGGTCGTTCTTGCAACATCATAGCAGTGCGAGACAATGTAAGCAACCAATGATTTCATTGGCTTTCACCACAAAACAATATTAATAAATTAACAAATGACCACACAAGAAACGTGAAAAGGGTTTTTTGGCCGGCGTATTTGCCAGCCACAAAAGGCGTACAAGCTTTGGCACCACatgttggagttttttttttttttttttacacaaatctTCAGAGATGACGGCCTCCGTATCTTTCAGTTCAGTTGAAGAATTGTGTTTTTTCCAAATGAATAAGAAAAGTCGCCTCAAAGTTCATTTCAGCACCTCGTAAATCTGCCTTGGCCTGCTTATTTAAGTTCAAAGTTGCTCCGTCCTAGTGGCAAGCCCCTGACGCTCCATGATGTTCCAAAGCTTGCGCAGGTTTGAGCGCGTAATGGCGTCGTCGGGCTTGAGGCGCAGCGCCCGCAGGTAGTTAGCCTCGGCCTCGGTCAGCTTTCCGTTCAGGTGGAGGATGGCGCCCAGGTTCATGAGTGCCGCCGGGTACTGGAGAAAGCAGACAGTCATAGAGTGATTTAGCAGGACAGTAATTTGAGTCACAATCGGGTGGTGCTATGGCTCGCAGACCGCTTTTTGAAAACCACTCGTGTCGAGTTACACGTGCGACAGCACCAGTGGCGACCTTGACTGGATGTGTGAGAACGGTTTTATGTGTCCAGCATCAAAGCCGCAGAGGAAGACAGCTCCAGTCTTTTTACTTTTATGTATCAAGCTGTCACGGCGCCAACCTTGGGAATGCTGCTCTGCTTTTTGTTTCATGCCAGACTGTCTTCACCATGATGTCATATTTGATCCAGCCGCTATTTTGTGTTAACCTAAAAGAACTACTTTCACGTTTGACTCTGCGGTAGCATTGACGTTTTAGGCAATTATGCCATTAGGCTAACAATATGCAGTATCATACAACTGGAGGATTCCCAGTGGGAGGTAATtcatgtctaaaaaaaaaaaaaaaaattacctctACTAGACAAAACTatggatttatttttcttttgaagTGATTGATTCATGCTGCACCGCCACATTTTCTGGTGTTGTAAACTGAGTACTTACGTCTGGTCGGAGACCGGCTGCACGTTGGTACTGCTTCTCTGCCGCCTCATTTAGACCGGCCTGCCTGAAAAGATGGCAAAGCGTCAACCCGTCATTAAGAACAGCTTCAGCTGGATTGTTTTTCCAAAGCTAACCTGAGCATGTGAGCCGCACTGAAAACCACGTCGAACTCGGTGCCTTCCAACTCAGCTGCCCTTTCCGCCATCTTAGCTGCCTCGACGAGTCGCGACTGCTCCAGCAGGAACTGACCTACGCAGAGATTGAGAAGATTCAATAATTGCAAACACGACAACaatggaagatgaatgaagcTGGTGAAAAAGACGAGCGTCACAGGAAACGAACAGGAAGACGGCAGAGATATTTTGTGATTTTTCATGACCGGCCACCTGGCCTAGCAGTCACAACTTCCTGTCCCAGAGTCTCTAGATGATGAAATGTTATGGGTTCGATGCTCCTTCAGGCACGTTCCGTCTGTTCTGCAAACAATGGCAGGAAGCACTTGCTTGTCCAGAGCATCTTCCTATTAAAATGGCCGACAGATATCAGGCGCACGTTCAGAGCTCACCCCATGAACCCCGGACACACTCAAGGAGCCAGA encodes:
- the LOC125992051 gene encoding protein mono-ADP-ribosyltransferase PARP11 isoform X3, which gives rise to MLATRTAEDESLEVEEMDTLEPNWCWFYLAECGVWHMFEIDPSAACSVTSAQIEQCYNRNQRGVMEFYTAKYTYRLDFSVMRQVNLTTGKQRPIKRSLHSATGFRFICDNLALPVPCHWERINTDEPYQLVQLGRDTYEFKEVARLYERTMDRPIKSIQRIQNLDLWEFFCRKKMQLRKVKRTFDIEERRLFHGTGCNNIQAICMFNFDWRLTGSNGDVYGKGSYFARDAKYSSKFCYNTTKHNSNLHRHGLSPPIFAVAWTTWSTRKSTSSSTAIRSTRNT
- the LOC125992051 gene encoding protein mono-ADP-ribosyltransferase PARP11 isoform X2, with translation MLATRTAEDESLEVEEMDTLEPNWCWFYLAECGVWHMFEIDPSAACSVTSAQIEQCYNRNQRGVMEFYTAKYTYRLDFSVMRQVNLTTGKQRPIKRSLHSATGFRFICDNLALPVPCHWERINTDEPYQLVQLGRDTYEFKEVARLYERTMDRPIKSIQRIQNLDLWEFFCRKKMQLRKVKRTFDIEERRLFHGTGCNNIQAICMFNFDWRLTGSNGDVYGKGSYFARDAKYSSKFCYNTTKHNSNLHRHGLSPPIFAGEPSYKSMFLARVLVGEYTLGKPLYCRPPSKDTSLTNFFDSCVDDMVNPKIHVIFDSNQIYPEYLIEFY
- the LOC125992051 gene encoding protein mono-ADP-ribosyltransferase PARP11 isoform X1; translation: MLATRTAEDESLEVEEMDTLEPNWCWFYLAECGVWHMFEIDPSAACSVTSAQIEQCYNRNQRGVMEFYTAKYTYRLDFSVMRQVNLTTGKQRPIKRSLHSATGFRFICDNLALPVPCHWERINTDEPYQLVQLGRDTYEFKEVARLYERTMDRPIKSIQRIQNLDLWEFFCRKKMQLRKVKRTFDIEERRLFHGTGCNNIQAICMFNFDWRLTGSNGDVYGKGSYFARDAKYSSKFCYNTTKHNSNLHRHGLSPPIFAGEPSYKSMFLARVLLRGRHGQPENPRHLRQQSDLPGIPDRVLLRLSPLPIRDERFKRCQGDPVPKSMNFKVPSMRTMTTLQGCFFHCTSKWDIEQMSWKC